The following DNA comes from Malania oleifera isolate guangnan ecotype guangnan chromosome 12, ASM2987363v1, whole genome shotgun sequence.
ACCACTTCATTTGCTATTTGCTTCCATTTTCCCTTCCCGAATTTCTCCAGCCCATACAAGAATAACCTGCGTCCACCAAAATTAATACGTTTCtagaaatatttaaaaagaaactctttttactaataataatatataccTGTGTTCATCTTCGGTCCAGGAAGTCCTTTTCCCGGGCTTACCATCGCCACGCTTCGCCTTAGTCTCCAACGGAATCTGAGCGGGCGGCGGCACCGACGACCCCGACTGAAGGACTGGACCCGCTTCGGGGTCGCTCCAGCTGTGAAACACTGCATCGTAGTGTTTCTCCACCTCCATCGGCGACTTACCGGGTATGTAGGCGGCCATCGCCTCCCACCGGAACGGCGTTCCGGCGGGAAGCAGTATAAGTGCATACTGAAATGCCCGGTCCTCGGCAAGACTCCACATGGAGCACTGTTCCTGACTCGCCTGAAACATTTATGCTACCACTATaatatttccttcttcttcttcttcttcgtaaGGGATTGGGTGAGAATTTTTTGGGACTTTGAAATTCTTCAACCCCTCTGGTTTTTATAGGCTTCAAAGACTGAAGACATCTCCCTGATTGCGCCACGTGTCTTAGCATTCCTCCTACTCTCTTGGatttctttttctctctattttgttatttaaaatctcaaaaaaaaaagaagctaatTATCAGAAATATAAAATCTAATAgtaatttttatgttttaaaaattattcaCCACTGTCAATGCATGTTATATAgtgggatttaaaaattaaatcttagAAATTTCATTACCCAAAAAAATACTCAATATTTCAATCTCTAATAATGTAATGTCCAAACTTAAcaataaattttataatttttgattATTTTCTACAACCTATTAGAAGAATACATTAATATCTGGAATTAAGTTTTGtatattaaatcattcatttcatatataaattaaaattaaaatagaatgatcatttgaaattaaaatataattagcATAAAagcataataaattttttaacaaacttaaaataataaaatttatttaaaaatgtttCCATACTACTTTTTAATTGTCATACGCACTGCGATTTTTCCTTTAAGGCGAATTATTAaatattaagtaaaataattataaagtgatattattaatttatattgttTCGTACTTCCCTTATTTTGGCtacatttttcttatttttgtttgttttaaggAAAAATATGAGTACTTGTTCGATCaagttttttgtttgttttatttagttttaaatcattaaccaaatatattgttgcttttcaattttcaatttttatttttagattttgttCTCATCAGGCaaggtcacaagtgcaatcttcACGAATCACAAGAGTcagaaatactttttcacccaaggagaattgaatatgagacaaagaaggtagctagaacttattaaagattatgactgcactattagttaccacctagagAACGAGAATGTAGTGACGGATGCGTTGAGCAGAAAATTAGTAAAACCAGCATTGGTAGTCATAGAGATTCAGCATTCGAtcctaatggatttggagagacttagtATAGAGATTgtagaggatagtcctcaggCATTCGTTGTCagcctggttgtacaacctacagtatacgagaaaattaaagcagctcagggagATGATGCGgaattggtagaggtaatggctagagtgcaggatggtcagggagaggagctCAACATATTAGATGACGGTGCCCTGCGGTTCCGTACTAGGCTTTGTGATCCTGCAGATAACGAGATcaagagaactatattggaggaggctcacagatccctatacacagtccatcccggTAGTGCTAAAATGTATggggatctgcaagagtatttttagtggagtggaatgaagagggagatagccgattTTGTAtaacagtgcttgacgtgccaatagtttaaggctgagcaccagagaccagcagggcaaTTGCAGCCACTCTTTATTCTGGAGTGGAAGTGGGCCacgtttccatggattttgttacggggatACCACCAGTACatcagggattgaatgcaatttgggtggttattgatcgtttgacgaagactacccatttcatcCTTATTAAAGTCCAAGTCCATTATTCCATGGACAGGCTAGTagaaatatatgtttaggagatagttcgcgtccatggtgtaccagtaatcatagtctcagaccgggatcctcggtttacttcacaattttgaaaaattttcaggagactatgggtacacagttaatATTTAGCattgctttccatcctcagacagatggccaaactgagaggacgat
Coding sequences within:
- the LOC131144030 gene encoding transcription factor DIVARICATA-like, whose product is MWSLAEDRAFQYALILLPAGTPFRWEAMAAYIPGKSPMEVEKHYDAVFHSWSDPEAGPVLQSGSSVPPPAQIPLETKAKRGDGKPGKRTSWTEDEHRLFLYGLEKFGKGKWKQIANEVVLTKSPAQVASHAQKFFLRHSPANQLKGTKRSSINDVTNPFPSNDP